Proteins encoded together in one Triticum dicoccoides isolate Atlit2015 ecotype Zavitan chromosome 7B, WEW_v2.0, whole genome shotgun sequence window:
- the LOC119336980 gene encoding pre-rRNA-processing protein TSR1 homolog isoform X1 has translation MAGARSQVNKPHKTRFASKASRHSHKIDKVRSGKPAGSHRAAVKGARAARLQHSKAIRDQKRAALLKEKRSSNGSSSAPRVIVLCGLSSSANVGPLAEDLLTFAAGGDEKLTSNTVASPAYKLRTTVLQAPYGDLTSCMELAKVADLLAFVVSANSLYNSDSDNPIDEFGSQCLSVLRAVGLPSTAVFIRDLPSDTKSKQELKKAAVSFLSPELPEDCRFYAAETKDDLHMFMRLFKEQHLSSPHWRNQRPYVMSEEVACIKPGDSMGLCTLLVSGYLRAHNLPVNQLVHVSGAGDFQLGQIDILKDPCPVSERKNSDVMDSDDNQIQIIDTFVPDPLNQEPLLVENIPDPLAGEQTWPTEAEMEEAYESNKQRKVVKRKLPRGTSEYQAAWIVDDTDDEGDDSENDNPDGAGMVIDEKDHSEHDSDSSDIDAVSHFTEKFDQETIGGSEMGDDENLTKEQIEEDIKRIKESNADDEEFPDEVETPLDVPARKRFAKYRGLKSFRTSSWDPKESLPPEYARIFAFDKFTRTQKHVLAKRAELDEESSKDCARIGSYVMLHVKNVPTDVASKLCHPSRRLPVVVSGLLEHESKISVLHFSIKKHDSYEAPIRSKEPLIFNVGFRQFTARPLFSSDNINCNKHKMERFLHHGRFSIASVYAPISFPPVPLIVLKNIDGQQPVIAAVGTLKSVDPDQIILKKIVLTGYPQRVSKLKAMVRYMFHHPEDVRWFKPVELWTKHGKRGRIKETVGTHGSMKCIFNSSVQQHDTVCMSLFKRAFPKWPEQFYHQI, from the exons atgGCCGGCGCGCGCTCGCAGGTCAACAAGCCGCACAAGACGCGCTTCGCCTCCAAGGCCTCCCGCCACTCGCACAAGATCG ACAAGGTCAGGAGCGGGAAGCCGGCGGGCAGCCACCGCGCCGCAGTTAAGGGCGCCCGTGCGGCGCGCCTCCAGCACAGCAAAGCG ATCCGTGATCAGAAACGCGCTGCCTTGCTAAAGGAGAAGCGGTCATCTAATGGCTCCTCAAGTGCACCCCGTGTTATT GTTCTTTGTGGCCTTTCCTCATCTGCAAATGTTGGGCCACTTGCCGAAGATCTTCTGACATTTGCAGCAGGAGGAGATGAGAAACTGACTTCCAACACCGTTGCCTCTCCCGCCTATAAACTTCGAACCACG GTACTGCAAGCACCATATGGGGACCTCACCTCATGCATGGAACTGGCAAAG GTTGCTGATTTGTTAGCATTCGTAGTGTCAGCAAATTCATTATACAACAGCGATTCAGACAATCCAATTGATGAGTTTGGATCACAATGTCTATCTGTTCTTCGAGCCGTGGGCTTACCTAGTACAGCTGTTTTCATTCGA GATCTTCCATCAGATACCAAAAGTAAGCAGGAATTGAAGAAAGCAGCGGTTTCTTTCCTTTCTCCAGAGCTGCCTGAAGATTGCAGGTTCTATGCAGCAGAAACTAAGGATGATTTGCATATG TTCATGCGGCTTTTCAAGGAGCAACATCTTTCATCACCACATTGGAGAAATCAGAGACCCTATGTTATGTCTGAGGAGGTT GCCTGTATAAAACCAGGTGACAGTATGGGGTTGTGCACCTTGCTTGTGTCTGGATATCTGCGGGCCCACAATCTTCCAGTGAATCAGCTT GTACATGTGTCAGGTGCTGGTGATTTTCAGTTAGGACAAATTGATATCCTCAAGGATCCATGTCCTGTTAGTGAGAGGAAAAACTCCGATGTAATGGATTCAGATGATAATCAAATTCAG ATTATTGATACCTTCGTTCCAGACCCCTTGAATCAGGAACCATTACTTGTTGAAAATATTCCAGATCCTCTTGCAGGAGAGCAG ACTTGGCCAACAGAAGCTGAGATGGAGGAAGCCTACGAAAGCAATAAACAAAGAAAGGTTGTAAAGAGGAAACTTCCTCGCGGCACATCAGAATACCAG GCTGCTTGGATTGTTGATGATAcagatgatgaaggtgatgattcTGAGAATGACAATCCAGATGGTGCTGGAATGGTAATTGATGAGAAAGATCACTCAGAGCACGACAGCGATAGTTCAGATATAGATGCAGTGTCTCACTTCACGGAGAAATTTGATCAAGAAACTATTGGGGGTTCTGAGATGGGA GATGATGAAAATCTTACCAAAGAGCAGATTGAGGAAGACATCAAGAGAATCAAAGAATCTAATGCTGATGATGAAG AATTTCCTGATGAGGTGGAGACACCCTTAGATGTCCCGGCAAGAAAAcgttttgcaaaatacagaggacTAAAATCATTTAGGACATCATCCTGGGATCCTAAG GAATCTTTGCCACCTGAATATGCAAGAATATTTGCATTCGATAAGTTTACACGAACACAAAAACATGTGCTTGCTAAAAGGGCTGAGCTAGATGAAGAAAGCTCAAAGGATTGTGCCCGAATAGGATCATATGTTATGCTTCACGTGAAAAATGTTCCTACAGATGTTGCCTCCAAACTTTGTCATCCATCAAGAAGATTACCTGTTGTTGTTTCTGGTCTTCTTGAACATGAGTCAAAAATTTCAGTTCTTCATTTCAG CATAAAAAAGCATGACTCCTATGAAGCTCCCATCAGAAGTAAGGAACCTCTTATTTTCAATGTTGGATTCCGGCAGTTTACGGCAAG GCCACTATTTTCATCTGACAACATCAATTGCAATAAGCATAAGATGGAGAGATTTTTACATCATGGGCGATTTTCTATTGCCTCCGTCTATGCTCCAATTTCCTTTCCACCCGTTCCTCTGATTGTTTTGAAGAACATAGATGGGCAACAACCTGTCATTGCTGCAGTAGGTACACTGAAAAGTGTGGATCCTGACCAGATTATTCTCAAAAAAATTGTTTTGACTGG GTATCCCCAGAGAGTCTCGAAACTCAAAGCAATGGTGCGGTACATGTTCCACCACCCGGAAGACGTCAGATGGTTCAAG CCTGTCGAGCTGTGGACGAAGCATGGCAAACGCGGCCGGATCAAGGAGACTGTCGGCACTCATG GTTCCATGAAATGCATATTCAACAGCAGCGTCCAGCAGCATGATACCGTGTGCATGAGCTTGTTCAAACGAGCTTTCCCCAAATGGCCAGAACAGTTCTATCATCAGATATAA
- the LOC119336981 gene encoding probable chromo domain-containing protein LHP1 produces the protein MGRGKKDPWAARGSVDPAEEEAAAVMEVEEEEEVKGDEEEEWNHEEDEAEEEEEEWEQEEEADEASAEEQPEDQRSPPKLAEGYYEIETIRRRRRRQNQIQYLVKWRGWPESANTWEPEENLKACSDFVEAFEKRQQPRSYGKRKRKRKISTTPVVSPNPSSQGRRGRPRRSDPRSLSQRPVPERKILPPRASSRRGTDNTNRNLVAGSDASVNVAPQQMLGQGATQEGSSNVLSVGLPSVVVHQQDEHQPASGVSKVDSSVQGPPPQVGQVTGAKKRKLGSVRRFKQDEAQQEQGQVVNGTSEKPGNEKTDSAQGETGDRTKGVDGANRCITKIIKPVRYHATMTDDVQQVSITFRALRSDGQEVLVDDKELKSTNPLVLINYYEQHLRYSPTA, from the coding sequence ATGGGTCGAGGCAAAAAGGATCCCTGGGCGGCACGCGGATCCGTCGatccggcggaggaggaggcggcagcggtGATGGAggttgaagaggaggaggaagtcaagGGAGACGAAGAGGAGGAGTGGAATCACGAGGAggatgaggcggaggaggaggaagaggagtgggaACAGGAGGAGGAGGCTGATGAGGCCTCGGCGGAGGAGCAGCCGGAGGACCAGCGGTCGCCGCCCAAGCTGGCGGAGGGATACTACGAGATCGAgaccatccgccgccgccgccgccgccagaaccAGATACAGTACCTCGTCAAATGGCGTGGGTGGCCGGAGAGCGCCAACACATGGGAGCCTGAAGAAAACCTCAAGGCCTGCTCTGATTTTGTTGAAGCCTTTGAGAAGCGGCAGCAACCAAGGTCCTATGGCAAGCGCAAGCGCAAGCGCAAGATCTCCACTACTCCCGTGGTAAGTCCCAACCCTTCTTCTCAGGGTAGAAGGGGCCGCCCACGGCGTTCAGATCCTCGGTCTCTGTCCCAACGTCCTGTCCCAGAGCGCAAGATATTGCCTCCCAGAGCAAGCAGCAGGAGAGGTACTGATAACACCAACAGGAACTTGGTTGCGGGCTCTGATGCATCAGTGAACGTGGCTCCTCAGCAAATGCTTGGACAAGGTGCTACACAGGAGGGCAGCTCAAATGTGCTTTCGGTTGGCCTGCCGTCTGTTGTGGTTCATCAACAGGATGAGCATCAGCCTGCGAGTGGTGTATCAAAGGTTGATAGTTCAGTACAGGGACCCCCACCTCAGGTTGGCCAGGTGACCGgtgccaagaagcgcaagcttgggtcTGTCAGGAGGTTCAAGCAGGATGAGGCGCAGCAGGAGCAAGGGCAAGTTGTCAATGGCACAAGTGAGAAGCCTGGCAATGAGAAAACTGATTCCGCACAAGGAGAAACGGGTGATAGGACCAAGGGGGTGGACGGTGCTAACCGTTGCATCACTAAGATCATCAAGCCAGTGCGGTATCATGCCACCATGACAGATGACGTGCAGCAGGTTTCCATAACATTCAGAGCACTCAGGTCTGATGGGCAGGAGGTTCTTGTGGATGACAAGGAATTGAAGTCTACAAACCCGTTGGTGCTGATAAACTACTACGAGCAGCACCTGCGTTACAGTCCCACCGCGTGA
- the LOC119336980 gene encoding pre-rRNA-processing protein TSR1 homolog isoform X2 has translation MAGARSQVNKPHKTRFASKASRHSHKIDKVRSGKPAGSHRAAVKGARAARLQHSKAIRDQKRAALLKEKRSSNGSSSAPRVIVLCGLSSSANVGPLAEDLLTFAAGGDEKLTSNTVASPAYKLRTTVLQAPYGDLTSCMELAKVADLLAFVVSANSLYNSDSDNPIDEFGSQCLSVLRAVGLPSTAVFIRDLPSDTKSKQELKKAAVSFLSPELPEDCRFYAAETKDDLHMFMRLFKEQHLSSPHWRNQRPYVMSEEACIKPGDSMGLCTLLVSGYLRAHNLPVNQLVHVSGAGDFQLGQIDILKDPCPVSERKNSDVMDSDDNQIQIIDTFVPDPLNQEPLLVENIPDPLAGEQTWPTEAEMEEAYESNKQRKVVKRKLPRGTSEYQAAWIVDDTDDEGDDSENDNPDGAGMVIDEKDHSEHDSDSSDIDAVSHFTEKFDQETIGGSEMGDDENLTKEQIEEDIKRIKESNADDEEFPDEVETPLDVPARKRFAKYRGLKSFRTSSWDPKESLPPEYARIFAFDKFTRTQKHVLAKRAELDEESSKDCARIGSYVMLHVKNVPTDVASKLCHPSRRLPVVVSGLLEHESKISVLHFSIKKHDSYEAPIRSKEPLIFNVGFRQFTARPLFSSDNINCNKHKMERFLHHGRFSIASVYAPISFPPVPLIVLKNIDGQQPVIAAVGTLKSVDPDQIILKKIVLTGYPQRVSKLKAMVRYMFHHPEDVRWFKPVELWTKHGKRGRIKETVGTHGSMKCIFNSSVQQHDTVCMSLFKRAFPKWPEQFYHQI, from the exons atgGCCGGCGCGCGCTCGCAGGTCAACAAGCCGCACAAGACGCGCTTCGCCTCCAAGGCCTCCCGCCACTCGCACAAGATCG ACAAGGTCAGGAGCGGGAAGCCGGCGGGCAGCCACCGCGCCGCAGTTAAGGGCGCCCGTGCGGCGCGCCTCCAGCACAGCAAAGCG ATCCGTGATCAGAAACGCGCTGCCTTGCTAAAGGAGAAGCGGTCATCTAATGGCTCCTCAAGTGCACCCCGTGTTATT GTTCTTTGTGGCCTTTCCTCATCTGCAAATGTTGGGCCACTTGCCGAAGATCTTCTGACATTTGCAGCAGGAGGAGATGAGAAACTGACTTCCAACACCGTTGCCTCTCCCGCCTATAAACTTCGAACCACG GTACTGCAAGCACCATATGGGGACCTCACCTCATGCATGGAACTGGCAAAG GTTGCTGATTTGTTAGCATTCGTAGTGTCAGCAAATTCATTATACAACAGCGATTCAGACAATCCAATTGATGAGTTTGGATCACAATGTCTATCTGTTCTTCGAGCCGTGGGCTTACCTAGTACAGCTGTTTTCATTCGA GATCTTCCATCAGATACCAAAAGTAAGCAGGAATTGAAGAAAGCAGCGGTTTCTTTCCTTTCTCCAGAGCTGCCTGAAGATTGCAGGTTCTATGCAGCAGAAACTAAGGATGATTTGCATATG TTCATGCGGCTTTTCAAGGAGCAACATCTTTCATCACCACATTGGAGAAATCAGAGACCCTATGTTATGTCTGAGGAG GCCTGTATAAAACCAGGTGACAGTATGGGGTTGTGCACCTTGCTTGTGTCTGGATATCTGCGGGCCCACAATCTTCCAGTGAATCAGCTT GTACATGTGTCAGGTGCTGGTGATTTTCAGTTAGGACAAATTGATATCCTCAAGGATCCATGTCCTGTTAGTGAGAGGAAAAACTCCGATGTAATGGATTCAGATGATAATCAAATTCAG ATTATTGATACCTTCGTTCCAGACCCCTTGAATCAGGAACCATTACTTGTTGAAAATATTCCAGATCCTCTTGCAGGAGAGCAG ACTTGGCCAACAGAAGCTGAGATGGAGGAAGCCTACGAAAGCAATAAACAAAGAAAGGTTGTAAAGAGGAAACTTCCTCGCGGCACATCAGAATACCAG GCTGCTTGGATTGTTGATGATAcagatgatgaaggtgatgattcTGAGAATGACAATCCAGATGGTGCTGGAATGGTAATTGATGAGAAAGATCACTCAGAGCACGACAGCGATAGTTCAGATATAGATGCAGTGTCTCACTTCACGGAGAAATTTGATCAAGAAACTATTGGGGGTTCTGAGATGGGA GATGATGAAAATCTTACCAAAGAGCAGATTGAGGAAGACATCAAGAGAATCAAAGAATCTAATGCTGATGATGAAG AATTTCCTGATGAGGTGGAGACACCCTTAGATGTCCCGGCAAGAAAAcgttttgcaaaatacagaggacTAAAATCATTTAGGACATCATCCTGGGATCCTAAG GAATCTTTGCCACCTGAATATGCAAGAATATTTGCATTCGATAAGTTTACACGAACACAAAAACATGTGCTTGCTAAAAGGGCTGAGCTAGATGAAGAAAGCTCAAAGGATTGTGCCCGAATAGGATCATATGTTATGCTTCACGTGAAAAATGTTCCTACAGATGTTGCCTCCAAACTTTGTCATCCATCAAGAAGATTACCTGTTGTTGTTTCTGGTCTTCTTGAACATGAGTCAAAAATTTCAGTTCTTCATTTCAG CATAAAAAAGCATGACTCCTATGAAGCTCCCATCAGAAGTAAGGAACCTCTTATTTTCAATGTTGGATTCCGGCAGTTTACGGCAAG GCCACTATTTTCATCTGACAACATCAATTGCAATAAGCATAAGATGGAGAGATTTTTACATCATGGGCGATTTTCTATTGCCTCCGTCTATGCTCCAATTTCCTTTCCACCCGTTCCTCTGATTGTTTTGAAGAACATAGATGGGCAACAACCTGTCATTGCTGCAGTAGGTACACTGAAAAGTGTGGATCCTGACCAGATTATTCTCAAAAAAATTGTTTTGACTGG GTATCCCCAGAGAGTCTCGAAACTCAAAGCAATGGTGCGGTACATGTTCCACCACCCGGAAGACGTCAGATGGTTCAAG CCTGTCGAGCTGTGGACGAAGCATGGCAAACGCGGCCGGATCAAGGAGACTGTCGGCACTCATG GTTCCATGAAATGCATATTCAACAGCAGCGTCCAGCAGCATGATACCGTGTGCATGAGCTTGTTCAAACGAGCTTTCCCCAAATGGCCAGAACAGTTCTATCATCAGATATAA